In the genome of Pogona vitticeps strain Pit_001003342236 chromosome 13, PviZW2.1, whole genome shotgun sequence, one region contains:
- the NAA60 gene encoding N-alpha-acetyltransferase 60, with the protein MSEEVPPAALSEICLRLLCHDDIDHVKQLCGDWFPIEYPDSWYRDITSNKKFFSLAATYRGTIVGMIVAEIKSRTKVHKEDGDILASGFPVDTQVAYILSLGVVKEFRKHGIGSLLLESLKDHISTTAQDHCKAIYLHVLTTNNTAINFYENRDFKQHHYLPYYYSIRGVLKDGFTYVLYLNGGHPPWTIFDYLQHIGSTLANLSPCTIPQRIYRQAQSLLCSLLPWSGISAKSGIEYSRTM; encoded by the exons ATGAGCGAGGAGGTGCCTCCGGCCGCACTGAGTGAGATCTGCCTTCGTCTTTTGTGCCATGATGACATAGACCACGTCAAGCAGCTCTGTGGTGACTGGTTCCCTATTGA GTACCCTGACTCATGGTATCGAGATATCACCTCCAACAAGAAGTTTTTCTCCCTGGCGGCCACCTACCGGGGCACCATCGTGGGGATGATAGTGGCCGAGATCAAGAGCCGGACAAAGGTGCACAAAGAg GATGGTGACATTTTAGCTTCTGGGTTTCCAGTTGACACTCAGGTTGCTTATATCTTAAGCCTCGGAGTGGTTAAAGAATTTCGAAAGCATGGCATCG GATCTCTGTTACTTGAAAGCTTGAAGGATCACATATCAACGACTGCCCAAGACCACTGCAAGGCCATCTACCTGCACGTCCTCACCACTAACAACACGGCAATAAATTTCTATGAAAACAGAGACTTTAAGCAGCACCATTACCTGCCCTATTATTATTCCATAAGAGGGGTCCTCAAAGATGGCTTCACGTACGTCCTGTACCTCAATGGAGGGCACCCTCCGTGGACAATCTT CGATTATCTCCAGCACATCGGCTCGACCTTGGCCAATCTGAGCCCCTGTACGATTCCCCAGCGGATTTACCGCCAAGCCCAGAGCCTCCTCTGCAGCCTCTTGCCGTGGTCGGGCATTTCGGCAAAGAGCGGCATTGAATATAGCCGGACCATGTGA
- the MGRN1 gene encoding E3 ubiquitin-protein ligase MGRN1 isoform X1 → MGSLLSRRIAGVEDIDIQANSAYRYPPKSGNYFASHFFMGGEKFDTPHPEGYLFGENMDLNFLGNRPVQFPYVTPAPHEPVKTLRSLVNIRKDSLRLVRYKEDADTPTEENGKQKALYSLEFTFDADARVAITIYCQATEEFVNGMAVYSTKNPSLQSETVHYKRGVSQQFSLPSFKMDFSDWKDDELNFDLDRGIFPVVIQAVVDEGDVVVEVTGHAHILLAAFEKHVDGSFSVKPLKQKQIVDRVSYLLQEIYGIENKNNQETKPCDDENSDNSNECVVCLSDLRDTLILPCRHLCLCNSCADTLRYQANNCPICRLPFRALLQIRAVRKKPGALSPLSFSPVLAQTLDHDEHSCSDNLPPGYEPISLLEALNGLRSVSPSLPSAPLYDEISYTGVLDGLPLSGRPLGLDRTVESSHQSSKHSKSPDSTLRSPSSPIHEEDEEKLSEDSDLPPPLVGTELVLREGSSPESLATEDSEEGRPLQQGSQPPSVEDIVQESSSASEPRSLLRRENGLPADIYLPGSSDFTGTLPSRGTGHLGQPFLFSQPHLGVESGQSPS, encoded by the exons ATGGGCTCCCTGCTGAGCCGCCGCATCGCCGGCGTGGAGGACATCGACATCCAGGCCAACTCGGCCTATCGGTACCCGCCCAAGTCCG GGAACTACTTTGCCAGTCATTTTTTCATGGGAGGCGAGAAGTTCGACACACCTCATCCGGAAGGGTATCTTTTTGGGGAGAACATGGACCTGAACTTCCTCGGGAACCGGCCTGTCCAG tttccctACGTCACCCCTGCGCCTCATGAGCCAGTGAAGACCCTGCGAAGCCTGGTGAACATCCGCAAAGACTCCCTTCGCCTGGTCAG GTACAAGGAGGATGCTGACACCCCCACCGAGGAGAATGGGAAGCAGAAGGCCTTATACAGCCTGGAGTTTACCTTTGACGCCGATGCCCGCGTGGCCATCACCATCTACTGCCAAGCAACAGAGGAGTTTGTTAATGGCATGGCCGT CTACAGCACCAAGAACCCGTCCCTGCAGTCCGAGACTGTGCACTACAAGCGGGGGGTGAGCCAGCAGTTCTCGCTGCCTTCCTTCAAGATGGACTTCTCTGACTGGAAGGATGATGAG CTGAACTTTGACCTGGACCGAGGCATTTTTCCTGTGGTAATCCAAGCTGTGGTGGATGAAGGTGATG TTGTTGTGGAAGTCACTGGCCATGCCCACATCCTCCTGGCCGCCTTTGAAAAG CACGTTGACGGCAGTTTCTCAGTGAAGCCcttgaagcagaagcagatt GTGGACCGGGTCAGTTACCTGCTGCAGGAGATCTACGGGATTGAGAACAAGAACAACCAGGAGACCAAG CCCTGTGACGACGAGAACAGCGACAACAGCAACGAGTGCGTGGTGTGCCTCTCGGACCTGCGGGACACCCTCATCCTGCCCTGCCGGCACCTCTGCCTCTGCAACTCCTGTGCAGACACCCTGCGCTACCAGGCGAACAACTGCCCCATCTGCCGCTTGC CCTTCCGTGCCCTGCTGCAGATCCGAGCCGTGAGGAAGAAGCCAGGGGCGCTCTCACCTCTCTCCTTCAGCCCCGTCCTGGCACAAACCCTGGACCACGATGAGCATTCG TGCTCGGACAACCTCCCTCCGGGCTACGAGCCCATCTCCCTGCTGGAAGCACTGAACGGCCTGCGCTCAGTCTCACCCTCCCTCCCCTCGGCTCCCCTCTACGATGAGATCAGCTACACGGGGGTGCTGGACGGGCTTCCCCTCTCGGGCAGGCCCCTCGGGCTGGACCGCACGGTGGAGAGCAGCCACCAGAGCAGCAAGCACAGCAAGTCTCCAGACAG CACCTTGCGTTCCCCCTCCTCGCCGATCCACGAGGAAGACGAGGAGAAGCTCTCGGAAGACTCTGACTTGCCGCCTCCGCTCGTCGGGACAGAGCTGGTTCTGCGGGAGGGCAGCTCCCCCGAG AGCCTGGCCACCGAGGACTCGGAGGAAGGTCGCCCCCTGCAGCAAG GCAGCCAGCCCCCATCGGTGGAGGACATTGTCCAGGAGAGCAGCAGCGCCAGCGAACCAAGGAGCCTCCTCAGGCGGGAGAACGGGCTGCCAGCTGACATCTACCTGCCAG GCTCGTCCGACTTCACGGGCACCCTCCCGAGCCGTGGGACCGGCCACCTTGGGCAGCCTTTCCTCTTCAGCCAGCCACACCTTGGCGTGGAAAGCGGGCAGAGCCCCTCCTGA
- the UBALD1 gene encoding UBA-like domain-containing protein 1: MASPSPSGNVAEELKQQVMVSQFVVAAGCAAEQARQLLQAAHWQYETALSAFFQEASIPYSHPHHQMPMCTPANTPATPPNFPDTLTMFSCLKASESLNSSPVASVATSPPPPPPPLPQPGGFGSAWPAGSPPRPPRSPWTPPAAPSQPSGWPASVSQRASHEPKASATLEAER, from the exons ATGGCTTCTCCCTCGCCGTCGGGGAACGTGGCGGAGGAGCTGAAGCAGCAGGTGATGGTCAGCCAGTTCGTGGTGGCGGCCGGCTGCGCGGCGGAGCAAGCCCGGCAGCTGCTCCAGGCGGCCCACTGGCAGTACGAG aCAGCTCTCAGTGCATTTTTCCAAGAAGCCAGCATTCCTTATAGCCACCCTCACCATCAGATG cCGATGTGCACCCCAGCCAACACGCCAGCCACGCCGCCCAACTTCCCAGACACCCTCACCATGTTCTCCTGCCTCAAGGCCTCGGAAAGTTTAAACAGCAGCCCGGTGGCTTCCGTGGCCacgtctccccctcccccgcctccgCCCCTCCCTCAGCCTGGAGGCTTCGGATCAGCCTGGCCGGCCGGCTCCCCTCCAAGGCCCCCACGGAGCCCTTGGACTCCCCCGGCCGCCCCCTCGCAGCCCTCGGGCTGGCCCGCCAGCGTCTCCCAGCGTGCCAGCCACGAGCCAAAAGCCAGCGCCACCCTGGAGGCCGAGAGATGA
- the MGRN1 gene encoding E3 ubiquitin-protein ligase MGRN1 isoform X3, with translation MGSLLSRRIAGVEDIDIQANSAYRYPPKSGNYFASHFFMGGEKFDTPHPEGYLFGENMDLNFLGNRPVQFPYVTPAPHEPVKTLRSLVNIRKDSLRLVRYKEDADTPTEENGKQKALYSLEFTFDADARVAITIYCQATEEFVNGMAVYSTKNPSLQSETVHYKRGVSQQFSLPSFKMDFSDWKDDELNFDLDRGIFPVVIQAVVDEGDVVVEVTGHAHILLAAFEKHVDGSFSVKPLKQKQIVDRVSYLLQEIYGIENKNNQETKPCDDENSDNSNECVVCLSDLRDTLILPCRHLCLCNSCADTLRYQANNCPICRLPFRALLQIRAVRKKPGALSPLSFSPVLAQTLDHDEHSCSDNLPPGYEPISLLEALNGLRSVSPSLPSAPLYDEISYTGVLDGLPLSGRPLGLDRTVESSHQSSKHSKSPDSTLRSPSSPIHEEDEEKLSEDSDLPPPLVGTELVLREGSSPESLATEDSEEGRPLQQGSQPPSVEDIVQESSSASEPRSLLRRENGLPADIYLPALGPLDACSVGREE, from the exons ATGGGCTCCCTGCTGAGCCGCCGCATCGCCGGCGTGGAGGACATCGACATCCAGGCCAACTCGGCCTATCGGTACCCGCCCAAGTCCG GGAACTACTTTGCCAGTCATTTTTTCATGGGAGGCGAGAAGTTCGACACACCTCATCCGGAAGGGTATCTTTTTGGGGAGAACATGGACCTGAACTTCCTCGGGAACCGGCCTGTCCAG tttccctACGTCACCCCTGCGCCTCATGAGCCAGTGAAGACCCTGCGAAGCCTGGTGAACATCCGCAAAGACTCCCTTCGCCTGGTCAG GTACAAGGAGGATGCTGACACCCCCACCGAGGAGAATGGGAAGCAGAAGGCCTTATACAGCCTGGAGTTTACCTTTGACGCCGATGCCCGCGTGGCCATCACCATCTACTGCCAAGCAACAGAGGAGTTTGTTAATGGCATGGCCGT CTACAGCACCAAGAACCCGTCCCTGCAGTCCGAGACTGTGCACTACAAGCGGGGGGTGAGCCAGCAGTTCTCGCTGCCTTCCTTCAAGATGGACTTCTCTGACTGGAAGGATGATGAG CTGAACTTTGACCTGGACCGAGGCATTTTTCCTGTGGTAATCCAAGCTGTGGTGGATGAAGGTGATG TTGTTGTGGAAGTCACTGGCCATGCCCACATCCTCCTGGCCGCCTTTGAAAAG CACGTTGACGGCAGTTTCTCAGTGAAGCCcttgaagcagaagcagatt GTGGACCGGGTCAGTTACCTGCTGCAGGAGATCTACGGGATTGAGAACAAGAACAACCAGGAGACCAAG CCCTGTGACGACGAGAACAGCGACAACAGCAACGAGTGCGTGGTGTGCCTCTCGGACCTGCGGGACACCCTCATCCTGCCCTGCCGGCACCTCTGCCTCTGCAACTCCTGTGCAGACACCCTGCGCTACCAGGCGAACAACTGCCCCATCTGCCGCTTGC CCTTCCGTGCCCTGCTGCAGATCCGAGCCGTGAGGAAGAAGCCAGGGGCGCTCTCACCTCTCTCCTTCAGCCCCGTCCTGGCACAAACCCTGGACCACGATGAGCATTCG TGCTCGGACAACCTCCCTCCGGGCTACGAGCCCATCTCCCTGCTGGAAGCACTGAACGGCCTGCGCTCAGTCTCACCCTCCCTCCCCTCGGCTCCCCTCTACGATGAGATCAGCTACACGGGGGTGCTGGACGGGCTTCCCCTCTCGGGCAGGCCCCTCGGGCTGGACCGCACGGTGGAGAGCAGCCACCAGAGCAGCAAGCACAGCAAGTCTCCAGACAG CACCTTGCGTTCCCCCTCCTCGCCGATCCACGAGGAAGACGAGGAGAAGCTCTCGGAAGACTCTGACTTGCCGCCTCCGCTCGTCGGGACAGAGCTGGTTCTGCGGGAGGGCAGCTCCCCCGAG AGCCTGGCCACCGAGGACTCGGAGGAAGGTCGCCCCCTGCAGCAAG GCAGCCAGCCCCCATCGGTGGAGGACATTGTCCAGGAGAGCAGCAGCGCCAGCGAACCAAGGAGCCTCCTCAGGCGGGAGAACGGGCTGCCAGCTGACATCTACCTGCCAG CCCTCGGCCCCCTGGACGCCTGCTCTGTTGGGAGAGAGGAGTGA
- the MGRN1 gene encoding E3 ubiquitin-protein ligase MGRN1 isoform X2 produces MGSLLSRRIAGVEDIDIQANSAYRYPPKSGNYFASHFFMGGEKFDTPHPEGYLFGENMDLNFLGNRPVQFPYVTPAPHEPVKTLRSLVNIRKDSLRLVRYKEDADTPTEENGKQKALYSLEFTFDADARVAITIYCQATEEFVNGMAVYSTKNPSLQSETVHYKRGVSQQFSLPSFKMDFSDWKDDELNFDLDRGIFPVVIQAVVDEVVVEVTGHAHILLAAFEKHVDGSFSVKPLKQKQIVDRVSYLLQEIYGIENKNNQETKPCDDENSDNSNECVVCLSDLRDTLILPCRHLCLCNSCADTLRYQANNCPICRLPFRALLQIRAVRKKPGALSPLSFSPVLAQTLDHDEHSCSDNLPPGYEPISLLEALNGLRSVSPSLPSAPLYDEISYTGVLDGLPLSGRPLGLDRTVESSHQSSKHSKSPDSTLRSPSSPIHEEDEEKLSEDSDLPPPLVGTELVLREGSSPESLATEDSEEGRPLQQGSQPPSVEDIVQESSSASEPRSLLRRENGLPADIYLPGSSDFTGTLPSRGTGHLGQPFLFSQPHLGVESGQSPS; encoded by the exons ATGGGCTCCCTGCTGAGCCGCCGCATCGCCGGCGTGGAGGACATCGACATCCAGGCCAACTCGGCCTATCGGTACCCGCCCAAGTCCG GGAACTACTTTGCCAGTCATTTTTTCATGGGAGGCGAGAAGTTCGACACACCTCATCCGGAAGGGTATCTTTTTGGGGAGAACATGGACCTGAACTTCCTCGGGAACCGGCCTGTCCAG tttccctACGTCACCCCTGCGCCTCATGAGCCAGTGAAGACCCTGCGAAGCCTGGTGAACATCCGCAAAGACTCCCTTCGCCTGGTCAG GTACAAGGAGGATGCTGACACCCCCACCGAGGAGAATGGGAAGCAGAAGGCCTTATACAGCCTGGAGTTTACCTTTGACGCCGATGCCCGCGTGGCCATCACCATCTACTGCCAAGCAACAGAGGAGTTTGTTAATGGCATGGCCGT CTACAGCACCAAGAACCCGTCCCTGCAGTCCGAGACTGTGCACTACAAGCGGGGGGTGAGCCAGCAGTTCTCGCTGCCTTCCTTCAAGATGGACTTCTCTGACTGGAAGGATGATGAG CTGAACTTTGACCTGGACCGAGGCATTTTTCCTGTGGTAATCCAAGCTGTGGTGGATGAAG TTGTTGTGGAAGTCACTGGCCATGCCCACATCCTCCTGGCCGCCTTTGAAAAG CACGTTGACGGCAGTTTCTCAGTGAAGCCcttgaagcagaagcagatt GTGGACCGGGTCAGTTACCTGCTGCAGGAGATCTACGGGATTGAGAACAAGAACAACCAGGAGACCAAG CCCTGTGACGACGAGAACAGCGACAACAGCAACGAGTGCGTGGTGTGCCTCTCGGACCTGCGGGACACCCTCATCCTGCCCTGCCGGCACCTCTGCCTCTGCAACTCCTGTGCAGACACCCTGCGCTACCAGGCGAACAACTGCCCCATCTGCCGCTTGC CCTTCCGTGCCCTGCTGCAGATCCGAGCCGTGAGGAAGAAGCCAGGGGCGCTCTCACCTCTCTCCTTCAGCCCCGTCCTGGCACAAACCCTGGACCACGATGAGCATTCG TGCTCGGACAACCTCCCTCCGGGCTACGAGCCCATCTCCCTGCTGGAAGCACTGAACGGCCTGCGCTCAGTCTCACCCTCCCTCCCCTCGGCTCCCCTCTACGATGAGATCAGCTACACGGGGGTGCTGGACGGGCTTCCCCTCTCGGGCAGGCCCCTCGGGCTGGACCGCACGGTGGAGAGCAGCCACCAGAGCAGCAAGCACAGCAAGTCTCCAGACAG CACCTTGCGTTCCCCCTCCTCGCCGATCCACGAGGAAGACGAGGAGAAGCTCTCGGAAGACTCTGACTTGCCGCCTCCGCTCGTCGGGACAGAGCTGGTTCTGCGGGAGGGCAGCTCCCCCGAG AGCCTGGCCACCGAGGACTCGGAGGAAGGTCGCCCCCTGCAGCAAG GCAGCCAGCCCCCATCGGTGGAGGACATTGTCCAGGAGAGCAGCAGCGCCAGCGAACCAAGGAGCCTCCTCAGGCGGGAGAACGGGCTGCCAGCTGACATCTACCTGCCAG GCTCGTCCGACTTCACGGGCACCCTCCCGAGCCGTGGGACCGGCCACCTTGGGCAGCCTTTCCTCTTCAGCCAGCCACACCTTGGCGTGGAAAGCGGGCAGAGCCCCTCCTGA
- the LOC110089104 gene encoding uncharacterized protein LOC110089104 → MKGLCHLFAGTEVVPQALADAGFSAEGGCGSPQAVSACSLVSHSPNECNREPSLAATWTPSETGSVAPREQPPKLPDGLQTGLAGGPRVTQSSRGRPEEKATPCSLSWPQRRTSSGAGPRSVHSVSSTRGPSFQQERWKTSEMSTRKSPPVWPAEPWGKGCGAGTVDDSLTSLHWLQEFSILTADPEKPSISGHQRLLPGSSTPASAPQGDMSPAAGKPISSGTPCLRLLPLAPVDYRTNRQVKPPYSYATLIYMALRASQEARLTLAAIYAWIRENFCYYRYADPTWQNSIRHNLSLSKCFQKVPRQKDEPGKGGFWQVNPEYAALLAEGVFRRRRGVPVLSSAGAQPGAPSPAQTPPQQDPPPGGRRQLGKRKQPPGGQGAGSSPPSSPALGPSLARDLGWTSALDDGDPFSSPAQSDLEEDLELTAALGSLARGEEEAGRLSPEGSPSSPGTTLAHAEELTLGAAGGPWGEGPLAPPWALEEGACFAESFLAEIQHWGV, encoded by the exons ATGAAGGGGCTTTGCCACCTGTTTGCGGGCACTGAAGTTGTGCCACAGGCTCTGGCTGATGCTGGCTTTTCTGCGGAGGGAGGCTGTGGGTCCCCCCAGGCGGTCTCTGCTTGCAGCCTCGTCTCACACTCCCCTAATGAATGTAACCGTGAACCCTCGCTTGCTGCCACCTGGACACCCTCGGAAACCGGATCGGTGGCCCCCAGGGAGCAGCCTCCTAAACTTCCAGACGGGCTGCAGACGGGCCTGGCTGGCGGCCCCCGCGTAACCCAATCCAGCCGTGGGAGGCCGGAGGAGAAGGCAACACCTTGTTCTTTGTCTTGGCCCCAGAGGAGAACTTCCTCTGGGGCTGGACCCCGCTCAGTTCACTCGGTCTCTTCTACCAGAGGACCGTCCTTCCAGCAGGAGAGGTGGAAGACCTCCGAGATGTCTACTCGGAAGTCGCCCCCAGTCTGGCCGGCAGAGCCTTGGGGGAAAGGCTGCGGGGCCGGGACGGTGGACGACAGCCTCACCAGCCTGCACTGGCTTCAGGAGTTCTCCATCCTGACAGCTGATCCCGAGAAACCCTCCATCTCCGGCCACCAGAGGCTCCTGCCAGGCTCGTCCACCCCTGCCAGCGCCCCCCAAGGGGACATGTCCCCCGCCGCAGGGAAGCCCATCTCCTCGGGCACCCCCTGCCTGCGGCTCCTTCCCCTGGCCCCCGTCGACTACCGGACGAACCGGCAGGTGAAGCCCCCCTATTCCTACGCCACCCTCATCTACATGGCCCTGCGGGCCAGCCAAGAAGCCCGGCTCACCCTGGCCGCCATCTATGCCTGGATCCGGGAGAACTTCTGCTACTATCGCTATGCAGACCCCACCTGGCAG AACTCCATCCGCCACAACCTCTCCTTGAGCAAGTGCTTCCAGAAGGTTCCGCGCCAGAAGGATGAGCCTGGCAAGGGGGGTTTCTGGCAAGTCAACCCCGAGTACGCAGCCCTGCTTGCCGAGGGGGTCTTCCGGCGGCGGCGGGGAGTGCCAGTCCTGTCCTCCGCTGGCGCCCAGCCAGGTGCGCCCTCTCCTGCGCAGACCCCTCCACAACAGGACCCGCCGCCCGGAGGGAGACGCCAGCTGGGCAAACGCAAGCAGCCGCCAGGGGGCCAAGGCGCCGGGAGCTCCCCACCCTCTTCGCCAGCCCTGGGCCCATCTCTGGCCAGGGATCTCGGCTGGACCTCGGCGCTGGACGACGGCGACCCCTTCAGCAGCCCAGCCCAGAGCGACTTGGAGGAGGACCTGGAGCTGACCGCTGCCCTGGGCTCCCTTGCCCGGGGGGAAGAGGAGGCCGGCCGGCTGAGCCCAGAGGGTTCCCCCTCCTCTCCGGGCACCACCCTGGCCCACGCGGAGGAGCTGACTCTGGGCGCCGCTGGGGGGCCTTGGGGGGAAGGGCCGCTGGCCCCTCCGTGGGCCTTGGAGGAGGGGGCCTGCTTCGCGGAGAGCTTCCTGGCAGAGATCCAGCACTGGGGGGTGTGA